A single region of the Neomonachus schauinslandi chromosome 3, ASM220157v2, whole genome shotgun sequence genome encodes:
- the LOC110587623 gene encoding bax inhibitor 1-like, producing the protein MNIFDRKINFDALLKFSHITPSTQQHLKKVYANFALCMFVAAAGACVHVVTHFLQAGLLSALGSLGLMIWLMTTPQSHEPEQRRLGLLAGFAFLTGVGLGPALELCIAINPNILPTTFMGTAMSFTCFTLSALYARRWSYLFLGGVLMSAMSLMLLSSLGKLFFGSIWLFQANLYVGLVVMCGFVLFDTQLIIEKAENGDKDYIWHCVDLFLDFITLFRKLMMILAMNEKDKKKEKK; encoded by the coding sequence ATGAACATATTTGATCGGAAGATCAACTTCGATGCACTCTTAAAATTTTCCCACATAACCCCGTCGACACAGCAGCACCTGAAGAAGGTCTATGCCAATTTTGCCCTCTGTATGTTTGTGGCGGCCGCGGGGGCCTGTGTCCACGTGGTCACTCATTTCCTTCAGGCTGGCCTGctctctgccttgggctccctgggGTTGATGATTTGGCTGATGACAACACCTCAGAGCCATGAACCTGAGCAAAGAAGACTGGGACTTCTTGCTGGATTTGCTTTCCTTACAGGAGTTGGCCTAGGCCCTGCTCTGGAGCTGTGCATTGCCATCAACCCCAACATTCTTCCCACCACCTTCATGGGCACAGCAATGAGCTTCACCTGCTTCACCCTGAGCGCCCTGTATGCCAGGCGCTGGAGCTACCTCTTTCTGGGAGGTGTCTTGATGTCAGCCATGAGCCTGATGCTCTTGTCTTCCCTGGGGAAACTTTTCTTTGGATCCATTTGGCTTTTCCAGGCAAACCTGTATGTGGGGCTGGTGGTCATGTGTGGCTTTGTCCTTTTTGATACTCAACTCATTATTGAAAAGGCTGAAAATGGAGATAAGGATTATATCTGGCACTGCGTTGACCTCTTCTTAGATTTCATTACTCTCTTCAGAAAGCTCATGATGATCCTGGCTATGAATGAGAAggacaagaagaaagagaagaagtga